In Oryza sativa Japonica Group chromosome 8, ASM3414082v1, the sequence TAACTTTGGTGATGTGCCACATGAGATCCTTGCTATATTTACTCGCTATCTTGTTTGAAATATTTTCAGATAATGCGATTCTTCTCCAACCCTCGCAAGCCCATGATTCTAGCTCTTGCTCGTCCAGATCCTAAGAAGAACATCACTACACTGGTCAAGGCATTTGGTGAACATCGTGAATTGAGAAATTTAGCAAACCTTGTGCGTGAGCTTGTCTAATGTGGTTTGCCTAGTTGCCCTCATTCTTATTTTTCTCATTATCTAGTGGTCTAGTTAGTAATGAAGCTTCTATGTCCTTTCTAGGTGATCATTCTTTTTGTAGTATTTTTTATACTCTCTAGATGATGCTTGTTctcttcatttattttttctgcAGACACTTATCATGGGTAACCGTGATGTTATTGATGAAATGTCAAGCACAAATTCAGCTGTTTTGACATCAATACTCAAGTTAATTGACAAGTATGATCTATATGGCCAAGTGGCATACCCCAAGCACCATAAGCAATCTGAAGTTCCAGATATTTATCGTTTAGCGGCAAGAACAAAGGTAGTCAAATATTATATCTTCATATGTTGAAATGTTTCATATGGTTTCTGCAATAAGTATTCTAGTGGACTCTTGACATGTGGTTCTTGAGATTAGTTGTATGGTGATCCAGATAAGTGTTGACAATAGGATTTATGATGAGCCATATGCATTGATAGTTACATAATTGTCATTTTGGATATTTGCTTCCTTTTACCTATCCCAGTTTTACTTTCAGCAAGGAACTGATTATGCTGCTTCTATGCTTCTTTATGCCAGCCTCAATCACATCTTCATGTTTGAACTAATTATTGTTTGAATCTTATCAATTTCAGGGGGTGTTTATCAATTGTGCTTTTATCGAGCCATTTGGACTAACCTTGATTGAGGTTATGTACTGCTGTGGGATTTCCTGTTGTTGCTCAACTTTATATGTGAATTAATATGCTTATGCAATCTTAACATCTTGTTGGTTGGCAGGCTGCTGCTTATGGTCTACCAATGGTTGCTACTCGAAATGGTGGGCCCGTTGATATACATCGGGTACTGTGGCCCAATCCTTATTATACATTTTTGCTGAAACTAAATGCTCCAGTTGTTGGTGTCATACATATTTCTCTTATTCTGATCATGTTTGTTTGTTCAGGTTCTTGACAATGGTATTCTCGTTGATCCCCACAATCAAAATGAAATAGCTGAGGCACTTTATAAGCTTGTTTCTGATAAGCAGTTGTGGGCACAGTGCCGCCAAAATGGTCTGAAAAATATTCATCAATTTTCTTGGCCTGAACATTGCAAAAACTATTTGTCACGGGTTGGTACACTCAAGCCACGACATCCTCGATGGCAAAAGAGTGATGATGCTACTGAAGTTTCCGAAGCTGACTCACCTGGAGATTCCTTGAGGGATGTTCATGATATATCTCTTAACTTGAAGCTTTCCTTGGACAGTGAGAAATCAAGCACAAAGGAAAATAGTGTAAGAAGAAACCTTGAGGATGCTGTACAAAAGTTGTCAAGAGGTGTTAGTGCCAACAGAAAGACAGAGTCTGTTGAGAATATGGAGGCTACCACAGGCAATAAATGGCCATCTTTGCGAAGAAGGAAACACATTGTAGTCATTGCTATAGATTCTGTGCAAGATGCTAACCTGGTTGAgattatcaaaaatatttttgtggcTTCAAGCAATGAGAGATTATCTGGTTCTGTTGGTTTTGTTTTGTCAACATCCCGAGCAATATCAGAGGTACATTCTTTGCTAACATCTGGGGGCATAGAAGCTACTGATTTTGATGCCTTCATATGCAACAGTGGTAGCGATCTTTGCTATCCATCCTCAAATTCTGAAGACATGCTTAGCCCTGCAGAGCTCCCATTTATGATTGATCTTGATTATCACACTCAAATTGAGTACCGTTGGGGTGGAGAAGGTTTAAGGAAGACACTAATTTGTTGGGCAGCAGAAAAAAGCGAGGGTGGTCAAGTGGTACTTGTAGAAGATGAAGAATGTTCATCCACTTATTGTATTTCATTTAGAGTGAAGAATGCTGAGGCTGTATGTTTCTTTTCGTCCTGTTAGCCACTTCTCATAGCCTTCTGATTTTCTCGGACATTTTGTAAGTTACCTGATGTTTTATGATTTTCATGTGTTTCAGGTACCTCCTGTGAAAGAGCTTAGGAAGACAATGAGAATTCAAGCACTGCGCTGTCATGTTTTGTACAGTCATGATGGTAGCAAGTTGAATGTTATTCCTGTTTTAGCATCACGATCGCAGGCTCTAAGGTCGACTTTCTTTGTTCAACTGCTCTTCCATTTTTTCTCCTCATGTTGCCATGTTCCTCATTGGAGCAAAATATTATACTCAGTTTTCCACTAAATAAAGTTTACATATAATTTTCATTCCGCAAAGTAAACAAGTAAAGACTTagataacatatattttttattgctATATTTGGTCATATATACTCCCatcaatatttatttttgtgaGTGTTAACATCATATACTCAGTTTCCAATTCTAAAGTTTGATCACTGTCTTTCCTGATAATAAATCCATAAAAATTAAATGTATAACTACATGAACGTATTTTTATGAAAATGTACTaatcatttttttcatgtatAAAATCTAACCTTTTTGCATATAGTAGCAAGTTAAGATTTTGAGGATTAGCCTAAAGAGCGAAAATTAATCTTAGTGGAAATCTGTCACAAACAATATTTTGTTTGTTCTTGTAAGAGCATGTATTGTAGTCCCGTCTGAACATGCAAGCCATTATTGACTTTTCATGGTCCCCAATCAAAGACTTTGACAAAAGTTCTGAATTGTGCTTTACCAGTAAAAATAATAGGATTTTGCTAGACAATTTTAGTACTATTTGttctcatatactccctccgtttcaggttgtaagacattttgactttggtcaaagttaaactgctttaagtttgaccacgtttatagaaaaaagtagtaacattttcaacccaagataaatttattttgaaaatatattcaattattgatttgatgaaactaatttagtattataaatattactatatttgtctataaacttagtcaaacttgaaacagtttgactttgactgaaacggagggagtagtcaaTTTATATGGTCGAGATACATGAATGATTGAAGTTTTAGGATCGTGAGTGCACAATTTCCAGGGTTACCATAGGAATTAACAGGGGATTCATATAAACAAAACAGAAGTTGGAATTGCAAAAAAATAGTTGTCTTGTAGTGTCGCCATAAAGTCTGAATATGTCTTTGAGAGCAATCGACCTCTCATATTTCAGCATGAAACTTATGCAGTATCATCTATCAACTTTGTTTTCAGCCTTTTCAGCTTCCCTATACTACGGATGTGACAATCTATGTTTGCTCTCTTGTAGGTACTTGTATATAAGATGGGGGGTAGAGCTGTCAAATATGACAGTGGTTGTTGGTGAAAGTGGTGATACTGATTATGAAGGACTATTAGGAGGCGTGCACAAGACCATTATTCTCAAAGGCTCATTTAATGCTGTTCCTAACCAAGTCCATGCTGCCAGAAGTTATTCATTACAGGATGTCATATCCTTTGACAAACCAGGAATTACTTCAATCGAGGGATATGGTCCAGATAACCTTAAGTCAGCTCTACAACAATTTGGTATACTGAAAGACAATGTTTAACTTTGAGAGAAATCAAGTAGGTATGCACACACACTACTATACTAATCTTGAACATCGTTTCACTATTTTGATTACTCAACTGAAGTAGCTTTTGAATTTCTGTAGACTTAAATTTCAAATTCTTCCTTGGTTGGTTGATCTAAATTGCCATTTCCTAGAAATTTCTCAACCGTAAACTTCTTAAATTTGCGATGTCCATCAATTAGAAATCTTGCAGTACCTTGTACTCCATCGGAGTACTTCATCACCATCTATAACTCTATATTAAATATATCTGTTAATTTTCAAAGGTTACTATGTGTGATTTGAGTGTACCAACCAGTTTAAACTGTAAGGGAAGGCGTGGTTACGCTTCAACAGTCTCAGACATATATGAGGCTGGGACTTTATCTAGAAATGgtaccaatatttttttttgttattgtgTGAATACACCCTATTATTTTTCGTACACCAATTATTTAAACAAAAACTAAGTTAGGAAAGTGGGCAATTTAATTGTACTCCAACAATGGACCATTTTGTTTTGTCATAGTGAGATTTACTCTCTCTATTCACAAATAGATCACATCCTAGAATGCATGTGGTCAGCTTCAATTCAATAATATATGCAAAAGTACTAGGATTTTATATGTCAAAAATATCAATTGTAGATTTGttataaaaaaaaccttacatACATTACATTCTTACAATATTTTTATGTAGATATGATTTGAAAAAACAATGATcacatataatatttttattagacTTAAAACCTTAGTTAtcaattattactccctccggtaaAGATAACTCGATGTTTCGACAGCCAAAACCTATCAAACTCAAGCCATTTTCTTTGTCCAAAGCATCAAATAATACCATCTGGAGGTAGTAACAATGAAGCTACTGATCCTCTGTCATGGGCGTTAGGCCAGGAGGTCAAGGCCCACGACCAGGGAAGAAAATTACACAAGACCCAAGT encodes:
- the LOC4345220 gene encoding probable sucrose-phosphate synthase 4, with translation MAGNDWINSYLEAILDAGGAAGEISAAAGGGGDGAAATGEKRDKSSLMLRERGRFSPARYFVEEVISGFDETDLYKTWVRTAAMRSPQERNTRLENMSWRIWNLARKKKQIEGEEASRLAKQRLEREKARRYAAADMSEDLSEGEKGENINESSSTHDESTRGRMPRIGSTDAIEAWASQHKDKKLYIVLISIHGLIRGENMELGRDSDTGGQVKYVVELARALGSTPGVYRVDLLTRQISAPDVDWSYGEPTEMLSPRNSENFGHDMGESSGAYIVRIPFGPRDKYIPKEHLWPHIQEFVDGALVHIMQMSKVLGEQVGSGQLVWPVVIHGHYADAGDSAALLSGALNVPMIFTGHSLGRDKLEQLLKQGRQTRDEINTIYKIMRRIEAEELCLDASEIIITSTRQEIEQQWGLYDGFDLTMARKLRARIKRGVSCYGRYMPRMIAVPPGMEFSHIVPHDVDQDGEEANEDGSGSTDPPIWADIMRFFSNPRKPMILALARPDPKKNITTLVKAFGEHRELRNLANLTLIMGNRDVIDEMSSTNSAVLTSILKLIDKYDLYGQVAYPKHHKQSEVPDIYRLAARTKGVFINCAFIEPFGLTLIEAAAYGLPMVATRNGGPVDIHRVLDNGILVDPHNQNEIAEALYKLVSDKQLWAQCRQNGLKNIHQFSWPEHCKNYLSRVGTLKPRHPRWQKSDDATEVSEADSPGDSLRDVHDISLNLKLSLDSEKSSTKENSVRRNLEDAVQKLSRGVSANRKTESVENMEATTGNKWPSLRRRKHIVVIAIDSVQDANLVEIIKNIFVASSNERLSGSVGFVLSTSRAISEVHSLLTSGGIEATDFDAFICNSGSDLCYPSSNSEDMLSPAELPFMIDLDYHTQIEYRWGGEGLRKTLICWAAEKSEGGQVVLVEDEECSSTYCISFRVKNAEAVPPVKELRKTMRIQALRCHVLYSHDGSKLNVIPVLASRSQALRYLYIRWGVELSNMTVVVGESGDTDYEGLLGGVHKTIILKGSFNAVPNQVHAARSYSLQDVISFDKPGITSIEGYGPDNLKSALQQFGILKDNV